One window of the Niallia circulans genome contains the following:
- a CDS encoding IclR family transcriptional regulator produces the protein MEWLNRFTDVMDCLSSNANIGMGVSELARETDLSKGTIHRMLTSMCEHQLVVQDKTTKQYYLGPKTMLWGSQFLRLQDPIKLLGRYGEKLSIETNLYTFICRYHGGDVYCVYTHQPSDLRNKYFVHVGQRMPIHSAAAAKVILAYQEEAIVERMVHETPFEATTPYTKTNPLDIKKELKEIYHSQLAFCIEELEMGVSAISAPIFYDDKKTNVSISIVGESDYIAMQQATLVKQINEVAKEASEHMKSMHLLSSIRL, from the coding sequence TTGGAATGGTTAAATCGTTTTACAGATGTAATGGACTGCCTCTCCTCTAATGCCAATATAGGGATGGGTGTCAGTGAACTTGCGAGAGAGACGGATTTAAGTAAGGGTACGATTCATCGAATGCTTACAAGTATGTGTGAACATCAGCTTGTTGTCCAAGATAAAACGACTAAACAATATTATCTAGGACCGAAAACGATGCTGTGGGGCAGTCAGTTTTTAAGGTTGCAGGATCCGATTAAACTACTGGGCAGATATGGGGAAAAATTATCTATTGAGACTAATCTCTATACCTTCATTTGTCGTTATCATGGAGGCGATGTCTATTGTGTCTACACTCATCAGCCATCAGATCTGCGCAATAAATATTTTGTTCATGTGGGACAGCGGATGCCAATTCATAGTGCCGCGGCAGCAAAAGTAATTTTGGCGTATCAAGAGGAAGCGATAGTTGAGAGAATGGTGCATGAGACACCCTTTGAAGCTACCACCCCCTATACGAAAACAAATCCTCTCGACATCAAAAAAGAATTAAAAGAAATCTATCATTCCCAACTAGCATTTTGCATTGAAGAATTGGAAATGGGGGTATCTGCTATTTCCGCGCCAATATTTTATGATGATAAAAAAACGAATGTCAGCATCAGCATTGTTGGCGAAAGTGACTATATCGCGATGCAGCAAGCAACATTAGTGAAACAAATAAACGAAGTGGCCAAAGAGGCAAGTGAACATATGAAATCTATGCATCTATTAAGTTCTATTCGCTTATAA
- a CDS encoding M20 family metallo-hydrolase → MDRKRKYEELLNNMNQYNSGTKGITRVAFTNEEQACSHAFMRLCKNEGLEIRMDYCGNIIARREGKHKDLPPVVIGSHLDTVYQGGKYDGVVGVTAGLEVIKRLNEQNLETEHPIEIISFACEESSRFGVSTVGSKAMAGTLQKEKYQHLKDKDGITFEKALSLCALRFDQLDLASRATERFQAFFELHIEQGPILMNTNKKIGIVTGIAAPVRFIIEVKGAASHSGTTPMNMRKDALLGASELALALEEAAKEEQHNGTVATIGVLSIPMGAMNVVPGTVEMKVDIRSTSTASRNKVLTALLKKMEDVQERRGLTITSQEISKEEPVQLSKELTLQIEKICLEKKLPYQWMQSGAGHDAMNMTSFGPVGLIFIPSLNGISHHPDEHTDLDDILIGIDVLEAAVLQQAIAVY, encoded by the coding sequence ATGGATCGAAAAAGAAAATATGAAGAACTGTTGAATAATATGAATCAATATAATTCGGGAACGAAAGGAATCACCAGAGTGGCCTTTACAAATGAGGAGCAGGCATGCAGTCATGCTTTTATGCGTTTGTGCAAAAATGAGGGTCTAGAAATTAGAATGGATTATTGCGGCAATATTATTGCGAGAAGAGAAGGAAAGCACAAAGATCTTCCGCCAGTTGTCATAGGATCCCATCTAGATACCGTTTACCAAGGCGGTAAATACGATGGCGTAGTAGGAGTTACAGCAGGTTTAGAAGTGATAAAACGCCTCAATGAACAAAATCTGGAAACGGAACATCCGATTGAAATTATTTCTTTCGCCTGTGAAGAATCGTCTCGATTCGGAGTATCAACGGTTGGCAGCAAGGCGATGGCAGGAACACTGCAAAAGGAGAAGTATCAACATCTGAAGGATAAGGATGGAATTACCTTTGAAAAAGCTCTTTCCCTTTGTGCCTTGCGATTTGATCAATTGGATTTGGCAAGCAGAGCGACAGAACGTTTTCAAGCATTCTTTGAATTACATATTGAGCAAGGTCCGATTCTGATGAATACCAATAAGAAAATTGGGATTGTAACAGGGATTGCCGCACCCGTCCGCTTCATTATTGAAGTAAAAGGCGCTGCTTCTCATTCTGGGACAACACCGATGAATATGCGCAAGGATGCATTGCTTGGGGCAAGTGAACTAGCGCTCGCTTTAGAAGAAGCAGCGAAAGAAGAACAGCATAACGGGACCGTCGCCACAATCGGGGTGCTTTCCATTCCAATGGGGGCGATGAATGTGGTGCCAGGTACAGTCGAAATGAAAGTCGATATTCGCTCCACTTCGACTGCCTCTAGAAATAAAGTACTCACCGCTCTTTTAAAAAAAATGGAGGATGTTCAGGAAAGACGAGGTTTAACGATAACTTCACAGGAGATTAGCAAGGAAGAGCCTGTTCAGTTATCAAAAGAGCTTACTCTTCAAATAGAAAAAATTTGTCTGGAAAAAAAGCTTCCTTATCAATGGATGCAAAGTGGCGCTGGGCATGATGCCATGAATATGACTTCCTTCGGTCCGGTTGGGTTAATCTTTATTCCGTCCTTAAACGGAATTAGTCATCATCCAGATGAACATACCGATTTAGACGATATTTTAATCGGTATTGATGTGTTAGAGGCAGCTGTATTACAGCAGGCAATAGCAGTGTATTAA
- a CDS encoding MFS transporter, whose translation MNIKAYENSEVPEKKITGYQWKTLWSSTVGYAMDGLDMMILAYTLPLIIAFFGINQAQAGSLSTITLLGAVIGGIVFGVMADKFGRVRVFTWTILIFSVFTGLCALAPNLETFAIFRFLAGLGLGGEFGIGMTLVSETWPKKYRSRATSVVAVGFQLGIVLATLTVLFIAPKFGWHGVFLAGVVPAIFAFWSRKNLKEPEIWTKLKEENKNKIAIGQLFASKETTKITIGLIIATSVQNFGFYGIMTWMPTMLASELGYNFNKTTLWTVTTIVGMILGILIFGYLADKIGRRPSYITFLIAAAIIVWVYFQVTSTAALLLLGGVLGFFVNGMMGGYGALLAEHYNTEVRSTAENIIFNVGRAIAGFAPFIIGYISLNHSLSYALSLLSGVYILSALAFIFLIPESKDKEIV comes from the coding sequence GTGAATATAAAAGCATATGAAAATTCAGAGGTACCGGAAAAGAAGATAACGGGTTATCAATGGAAAACGCTATGGTCTTCAACGGTTGGATATGCCATGGATGGGCTAGATATGATGATTTTGGCTTATACGCTGCCGCTCATTATTGCTTTTTTTGGCATTAATCAAGCGCAGGCGGGAAGCCTTTCTACCATTACATTGCTTGGAGCTGTAATTGGTGGAATTGTATTTGGAGTAATGGCGGATAAATTTGGGCGAGTACGGGTGTTTACTTGGACTATTTTAATATTTTCTGTTTTTACAGGTTTATGTGCTTTAGCTCCTAATTTAGAAACATTTGCGATCTTCCGCTTTTTAGCTGGTTTAGGGCTTGGGGGCGAATTTGGAATTGGGATGACGCTTGTCAGTGAGACTTGGCCGAAGAAATATCGCTCTCGTGCTACATCTGTTGTAGCGGTCGGATTTCAGTTAGGGATTGTTCTTGCAACTTTAACGGTATTGTTTATTGCACCGAAATTCGGGTGGCATGGTGTATTCCTTGCAGGGGTAGTACCAGCGATTTTTGCGTTTTGGTCCCGCAAAAATTTAAAGGAACCAGAGATTTGGACAAAACTTAAAGAAGAAAATAAAAATAAGATTGCCATTGGACAATTATTTGCTTCAAAGGAAACAACGAAGATAACGATTGGCTTAATTATCGCCACAAGTGTTCAAAACTTTGGCTTTTATGGCATTATGACGTGGATGCCGACGATGCTTGCTTCGGAACTAGGTTACAATTTTAATAAAACAACTTTATGGACGGTAACAACGATTGTCGGGATGATATTAGGGATTTTAATCTTTGGTTATTTGGCAGACAAAATTGGACGCAGACCATCTTATATCACTTTCCTGATTGCGGCGGCAATTATTGTTTGGGTCTATTTCCAAGTAACATCGACAGCAGCTTTATTGCTTCTTGGCGGCGTATTAGGATTCTTTGTAAATGGGATGATGGGTGGATATGGAGCCCTGCTAGCAGAGCATTATAATACAGAAGTCCGTTCCACTGCAGAAAACATTATTTTTAATGTAGGGAGAGCAATCGCGGGATTTGCGCCATTTATTATTGGTTATATTTCTCTTAATCATTCTTTAAGCTATGCACTTAGCTTATTGTCCGGTGTTTACATTTTATCTGCATTAGCATTTATCTTTTTAATTCCAGAATCAAAGGATAAAGAGATTGTTTAA